Proteins found in one Pagrus major chromosome 20, Pma_NU_1.0 genomic segment:
- the slc4a1b gene encoding solute carrier family 4 member 1b (Diego blood group) yields the protein MKDQKQESYWQETGRWGGYEESFDPQSGMWASSHISYLTFKSLIQLRRTMNTGVTLFDCEERTLAGIAEKMVNEMVNKKEIRPGDKEGVLNSLLQNRSQSGDPERQALTDGVDLKKFSIKERGDESDRVEASMVLVGALDFLEKPTVTFVRLKESVVLDSALEAPVPVRFVFVLVGPSKTDIDYHETGRAMSALMADKVFNQAAFQAKSARELTDAVADFMDCSIVIPPTEIQNEAVLTSLISFQKKLLQDRVQSSVPAPCLDSKPRRVSTSSGTPPEDPLSRTGRPFGGMLRDIKRRYQYYKSDITDALNSQALAAVIFIYFAALSPAITFGGLLADKVENMMGVPELLISTSIQGIIFCFVAAQPVLVIGFSGPLLVFEEAFFAFCKSQDIEYIVGRVWVGVWLVIIVVVIVAFEGSFLVRYMSRFTQEIFSILISLIFIYETFAKLGRTFKSHPLILNYNHLNSSMENPWHPIVEETVLYDNATGNTTVIINTIKPPYPNTALLSMCLMLGCFFIAYFLRQFKNGTFLPGKVRRLMGDFGVPISIFLMIVVDYNIEDTYTQKLVVPKGLMVSNPAKRGWLINPFGEHQAFPVWLMFACCVPALLVFILIFLESQITTLIVSKPERKMVKGSGFHFDLLVLVGMGGLSAIFGVPWLSAATVRSVTHANALTVMSKGPKPVIEKVLEQRVSGILVALLVGLSILMEPILKLIPMSALFGIFLYMGVTSLSGIQLWDRMLLLLIPKKYHPDEPYATRVKTGRMHLFTAIQIVCLALLWIVKSSPVSLALPFILILTIPLRMLMTGRLFTELEMKCLDADDAKVTFEEEPGQDVYFESQMPL from the exons atgAAGGACCAGAAGCAGGAGAGCTACTGGCAGGAGACAGGCCGATGGGGCGGCTACGAGGAGAGCTTCGACCCTCAGTCCGGGATGTGGGCGTCCTCGCACATCTCCTACCTCACCTTCAAAAGCCTCATCCAGCTGCGGCGCACCATGAACACAG GTGTGACCCTTTTCGACTGTGAAGAGCGGACCCTGGCCGGCATCGCCGAGAAGATGGTCAACGAGATGGTGAACAAGAAGGAGATCAGACCTGGAGACAAGGAAGGAGTCCTGAACTCTCTGCTTCAAAACCGCAG CCAATCAGGTGACCCAGAGCGCCAAGCCCTGACTGACGGGGTGGACCTGAAGAAGTTTTCAATCAAGGAAAGG GGGGATGAATCTGACCGTGTAGAGGCCTCCATGGTGTTAGTAG GAGCCTTGGACTTTCTGGAAAAGCCCACAGTTACGTTTGTGCGTCTGAAGGAGTCGGTGGTGCTCGACTCGGCCTTGGAGGCTCCGGTGCCTGTGCGCTTCGTCTTCGTTCTGGTGGGCCCCAGCAAGACTGACATTGACTACCACGAGACTGGCCGTGCCATGTCAGCACTAATGGCTGATAAA GTCTTCAATCAGGCAGCTTTTCAGGCAAAGAGTGCCCGTGAGCTGACGGACGCCGTGGCCGACTTCATGGACTGCAGCATCGTCATCCCACCAACCGAGATCCAGAACGAAGCGGTGCTCACCTCACTTATAAGCTTTCAGAAGAAACTGCTGCAGGACCGAGTCCAGTCCTCTGTTCCCGCGCCCTGCCTGGACTCCAAGCCTCGCAGGG TCTCCACTTCTTCGGGGACTCCACCTGAAGACCCTCTGTCCCGTACTGGCCGTCCGTTTGGCGGGATGCTTCGAGACATAAAGAGGCGCTACCAATACTACAAGAGTGACATCACAGACGCTCTAAACTCCCAGGCTCTCGCTGCCGTCATCTTCATCTACTTTGCCGCCCTGTCTCCTGCCATCACCTTTGGAGGGCTGCTGG CTGATAAGGTGGAAAACATGATGGGCGTCCCAGAGCTCCTCATCTCCACCAGCATTCAGGGGATCATCTTCTGCTTCGTAGCCGCTCAGCCCGTCCTGGTGATCGGTTTCTCTGGTCCTCTGCTGGTGTTTGAGGAGGCTTTCTTCGCT TTCTGCAAGTCTCAGGACATTGAGTACATTGTGGGGAGAGTGTGGGTCGGAGTGTGGCTGGTCATCATTGTGGTGGTCATCGTGGCCTTTGAAGGCAGCTTCCTGGTGCGTTACATGTCCCGCTTCACCCAGGAAATCTTCTCCATCCTCATCTCCCTCATCTTCATCTATGAAACCTTTGCCAAGCTAGGGAGG ACATTTAAGTCCCACCCGCTAATCCTGAACTACAACCATCTCAATTCAAGTATGGAAAATCCCTGGCACCCAATAGTGGAAGAGACGGTCTTGTATGACAATGCTACCGGCAACACAACTGTTATCATCAACACAATTAAGCCACCGTACCCCAACACTGCCCTGCTCTCCATGTGCCTCATGTTAGGCTGCTTCTTCATCGCTTACTTCCTGCGGCAGTTCAAGAACGGCACTTTTCTTCCCGGGAAG GTCAGACGTTTGATGGGGGACTTTGGCGTGcctatttccattttcctcatGATCGTCGTGGACTACAACATTGAGGATACCTACACTCAG AAACTAGTTGTTCCCAAAGGTCTGATGGTGTCCAACCCGGCCAAAAGAGGCTGGCTTATCAACCCCTTCGGAGAACACCAGGCCTTCCCTGTGTGGCTGATGTTTGCATGCTGTGTCCCGGCCCTGCTCGTCTTCATTCTGATCTTTCTGGAGTCTCAGATCACAAC TCTGATTGTGAGTAAACCTGAGAGGAAGATGGTCAAAGGCTCTGGGTTCCACTTTGACTTGCTGGTTTTAGTCGGCATGGGAGGGCTCAGCGCAATATTCGGCGTGCCGTGGCTGAGTGCGGCCACGGTGCGATCTGTCACTCATGCCAACGCCCTCACCGTCATGAGCAAAGGACCAAAACCTGTGATTGAGAAGGTGTTGGAGCAGAGGGTCAGTGGCATCCTGGTGGCGCTGCTGGTTG GTCTGTCAATCCTGATGGAGCCAATCCTGAAATTGATTCCCATGTCAGCCTTGTTTGGGATCTTTCTCTACATGGGAGTTACATCACTCAGTGGTATCCAGCTGTGGGATCGTATGCTGCTTCTGCTCATCCCTAAGAAATACCACCCTGATGAACCCTACGCCACCAGA GTGAAAACAGGACGAATGCACTTGTTCACGGCCATCCAGATAGTGTGCCTCGCACTTTTGTGGATTGTTAAGTCCAGTCCAGTATCCCTCGCACTTCCCTTCATACTCATCCTCACCATCCCTCTACGCATGTTAATGACCGGGCGTCTCTTCACTGAActggaaatgaaatgt ttgGATGCCGACGACGCCAAGGTGACATTCGAGGAGGAGCCGGGGCAGGATGTATACTTTGAATCTCAGATGCCATTGTAA
- the atxn7l3b gene encoding ataxin-7-like protein 3 isoform X1 — protein MKMEEVSMSSLDNSKLEGLAQDILSDLVEDACLGLCFEVHRAVKQGYFFLDDTDQESMRDFEIVDQPGLDVFGQVYNQWKNKECVCPNCSRSIAASRFAPHLEKCLGMGRNSSRIANRRIVTGNNTNNKSESDQEDNDDVNDNDWSYGAEKKAKKRKSDKNPNSPRRSKSFKHKNRALLQHPGLCAAQDDCDWFKEIQASQSISVQPDLSVETGQAVQDYPTSHPTLQLPHKKRKTTVNT, from the exons ATGAAAATGGAGGAGGTTTCAATGTCCAGCCTGGACAACAGCAAGCTGGAG GGCCTAGCTCAGGACATCCTGTCTGACCTGGTGGAGGATGCATGCCTGGGTCTTTGCTTCGAGGTCCACCGGGCCGTCAAGCAGGGCTATTTTTTCCTGGATGACACGGACCAAGAAAGCATGAGGGACTTTG AAATTGTGGACCAGCCAGGCTTGGATGTGTTTGGCCAGGTGTACAACCAGTGGAAAAacaaggagtgtgtgtgtcccaaCTGCAGCCGAAGCATTGCTGCGTCACGCTTTGCCCCTCACCTGGAGAAATGCCTGGGGATGGGTCGCAACAGCAGCCGCATAGCCAACCGCAG AATAGTCACCGgtaacaacaccaacaacaagtCAGAGAGTGACCAAGAGGATAACGACGACGTCAATGATAATGACTGGTCTTACGGGGCAGAAAAGAAAG CCAAGAAAAGGAAATCTGATAAG AATCCAAACTCACCCAGAAGATCCAAATCATTCAAGCATAAGAACA GGGCACTGTTACAGCATCCTGGGCTTTGCGCCGCCcaagatgattgtgattggttcaaaGAAATACAAGCGAGCCAGAGCATTTCTGTGCAACCCGATCTTTCTGTGGAGACGGGTCAGGCTGTGCAAGACTACCCAACCTCTCACCCTACCCTACAGTTgccacacaaaaaaagaaaaactactgtaaacacatga
- the LOC141015606 gene encoding nucleolar transcription factor 1-like isoform X2, translating to MSGSSSEPGESDESTDLDESTDWTKVNLQKLLTAMKTSYPDEYRSDAYITGLKAMDWEKVAFLPFSPEACQEKWGEILQKMRRMRTLAELIDEAEEAIANPVLNKKSHPDFPKKPRPPTAIFYEENRAKFKEQHPKMTSRELFKLMTEAYRLLPDEEKARYVEKYHLASGEHKRKTKAFRKRHPVLVKQEKSTPRKRKRVSAVTPHGEQPQAAEGLPPKPPSNGYSLFCREQLPSMVGLSNRTYMSVWAQRWKGLTKREKDEYSIRHAELQKQYTKELNEYLMTFNEEEQKKILNEHGIKAPKVIKRERQVIKRLPGEPKMPSRSGNVIFCQDQMQLMREKFPNARERFRRVNQMWKELSNQEKLRYKDKVNEKLIKYTKKLQKWLKTLTAEEQHDYWRSNPSKRQYLNPKQLRRRTLERKETVQIVQIVHRPSDSEDEEMEDSDCDEPENNLKEVEEEEEEEEDDDEEDVAMFDVY from the exons ATGAGTGGAAGTAGTTCAGAGCCTGGAGAATCTG ATGAGTCCACAGACCTAGATGAGTCTACAGACTGGACCAAGGTAAACCTCCAGAAGCTTCTCACTGCAATGAAAACAAGCTACCCAGATGAATACAGAAGTGACGCCTACATCACAGGATTGAAAGCTATGGACTGGGAAAAGGTGgctttcctccctttttctcctgAAGCATGCCAAGAAAAGTGGGGAGAGATTTTGCAGAAG ATGCGCAGGATGCGGACCCTCGCAGAGCTCATCGATGAAGCTGAAGAAGCCATTGCTAATCCTGTCCTGAACAAGAAG AGCCACCCAGATTTCCCAAAGAAACCTCGACCTCCAACTGCCATCTTTTATGAGGAGAACCGGGCCAAGTTTAAAGAGCAGCACCCGAAGATGACAAGCCGAGAGCTTTTCAAGTTAATGACCGAGGCGTACCGGTTGCTCCCAGATGAGGAGAAG GCTCGATATGTGGAGAAATACCATCTTGCAAGtggagaacacaaaagaaagaCGAAGGCGTTCAG aaaacGACATCCTGTACTAGTCAAACAAGAGAAGAGCACCCCCcggaagaggaagagagtctCTGCAGTCACCCCACAT GGTGAACAGCCTCAAGCTGCAGAAGGCCTGCCCCCCAAGCCTCCTAG CAACGGCTATAGCCTATTTTGCCGAGAGCAATTGCCGTCGATGGTTGGCCTCTCGAATCGTACTTACATGAGTGTGTGGGCTCAACGGTGGAAAGGTTTGACTAAGAGAGAGAAGGACGAGTACAGCATACGGCATGCTGAG ttgcagaAGCAGTACACGAAAGAGCTGAATGAATATCTAATG ACTTTCaatgaggaggagcagaagaaaaTTCTAAACGAACATGGCATCAAAGCCCCTAAG GTCATTAAAAGAGAGAGGCAGGTTATAAAGCGACTTCCAGGAGAGCCCAAGATGCCATCTCG ATCTGGTaatgtaattttctgtcaaGATCAGATGCAACTTATGAGGGAGAAATTCCCAAACGCAAGGGAGCGCTTCAGAAGGGTCAACCAAATGTGGAAGGAGCTCTCCAACCAGGAGAAGTTACGCTACAAAgacaaagtaaatgaaaaactaataaaatacacaaagaagCTGCAAAAGTGGCTGAAG ACATTGACGGCAGAGGAGCAGCACGACTACTGGCGCAGTAACCCCAGT AAACGTCAATATCTGAATCCCAAACAACTGAGAAGGAGAACtttagaaagaaaagaaaccgTGCAAATCGTGCAAATCGTGCACAGACCCTCA GATTCAGAAGATGAAGAAATGGAGGACAGCGACTGTGATGAACCAGAGAACAACTTGAAAGAG gtggaggaggaggaggaggaggaagaagacgaTGACGAAGAGGATGTCGCCATGTTTGATGTCTATTAG
- the LOC141015606 gene encoding nucleolar transcription factor 1-like isoform X3 → MSGSSSEPGESDESTDLDESTDWTKVNLQKLLTAMKTSYPDEYRSDAYITGLKAMDWEKVAFLPFSPEACQEKWGEILQKMRRMRTLAELIDEAEEAIANPVLNKKARYVEKYHLASGEHKRKTKAFRKRHPVLVKQEKSTPRKRKRVSAVTPHQGEQPQAAEGLPPKPPSNGYSLFCREQLPSMVGLSNRTYMSVWAQRWKGLTKREKDEYSIRHAELQKQYTKELNEYLMTFNEEEQKKILNEHGIKAPKVIKRERQVIKRLPGEPKMPSRSGNVIFCQDQMQLMREKFPNARERFRRVNQMWKELSNQEKLRYKDKVNEKLIKYTKKLQKWLKTLTAEEQHDYWRSNPSKRQYLNPKQLRRRTLERKETVQIVQIVHRPSDSEDEEMEDSDCDEPENNLKEVEEEEEEEEDDDEEDVAMFDVY, encoded by the exons ATGAGTGGAAGTAGTTCAGAGCCTGGAGAATCTG ATGAGTCCACAGACCTAGATGAGTCTACAGACTGGACCAAGGTAAACCTCCAGAAGCTTCTCACTGCAATGAAAACAAGCTACCCAGATGAATACAGAAGTGACGCCTACATCACAGGATTGAAAGCTATGGACTGGGAAAAGGTGgctttcctccctttttctcctgAAGCATGCCAAGAAAAGTGGGGAGAGATTTTGCAGAAG ATGCGCAGGATGCGGACCCTCGCAGAGCTCATCGATGAAGCTGAAGAAGCCATTGCTAATCCTGTCCTGAACAAGAAG GCTCGATATGTGGAGAAATACCATCTTGCAAGtggagaacacaaaagaaagaCGAAGGCGTTCAG aaaacGACATCCTGTACTAGTCAAACAAGAGAAGAGCACCCCCcggaagaggaagagagtctCTGCAGTCACCCCACAT CAGGGTGAACAGCCTCAAGCTGCAGAAGGCCTGCCCCCCAAGCCTCCTAG CAACGGCTATAGCCTATTTTGCCGAGAGCAATTGCCGTCGATGGTTGGCCTCTCGAATCGTACTTACATGAGTGTGTGGGCTCAACGGTGGAAAGGTTTGACTAAGAGAGAGAAGGACGAGTACAGCATACGGCATGCTGAG ttgcagaAGCAGTACACGAAAGAGCTGAATGAATATCTAATG ACTTTCaatgaggaggagcagaagaaaaTTCTAAACGAACATGGCATCAAAGCCCCTAAG GTCATTAAAAGAGAGAGGCAGGTTATAAAGCGACTTCCAGGAGAGCCCAAGATGCCATCTCG ATCTGGTaatgtaattttctgtcaaGATCAGATGCAACTTATGAGGGAGAAATTCCCAAACGCAAGGGAGCGCTTCAGAAGGGTCAACCAAATGTGGAAGGAGCTCTCCAACCAGGAGAAGTTACGCTACAAAgacaaagtaaatgaaaaactaataaaatacacaaagaagCTGCAAAAGTGGCTGAAG ACATTGACGGCAGAGGAGCAGCACGACTACTGGCGCAGTAACCCCAGT AAACGTCAATATCTGAATCCCAAACAACTGAGAAGGAGAACtttagaaagaaaagaaaccgTGCAAATCGTGCAAATCGTGCACAGACCCTCA GATTCAGAAGATGAAGAAATGGAGGACAGCGACTGTGATGAACCAGAGAACAACTTGAAAGAG gtggaggaggaggaggaggaggaagaagacgaTGACGAAGAGGATGTCGCCATGTTTGATGTCTATTAG
- the LOC141015606 gene encoding upstream-binding factor 1-like protein 1 isoform X1 has translation MSGSSSEPGESDESTDLDESTDWTKVNLQKLLTAMKTSYPDEYRSDAYITGLKAMDWEKVAFLPFSPEACQEKWGEILQKMRRMRTLAELIDEAEEAIANPVLNKKSHPDFPKKPRPPTAIFYEENRAKFKEQHPKMTSRELFKLMTEAYRLLPDEEKARYVEKYHLASGEHKRKTKAFRKRHPVLVKQEKSTPRKRKRVSAVTPHQGEQPQAAEGLPPKPPSNGYSLFCREQLPSMVGLSNRTYMSVWAQRWKGLTKREKDEYSIRHAELQKQYTKELNEYLMTFNEEEQKKILNEHGIKAPKVIKRERQVIKRLPGEPKMPSRSGNVIFCQDQMQLMREKFPNARERFRRVNQMWKELSNQEKLRYKDKVNEKLIKYTKKLQKWLKTLTAEEQHDYWRSNPSKRQYLNPKQLRRRTLERKETVQIVQIVHRPSDSEDEEMEDSDCDEPENNLKEVEEEEEEEEDDDEEDVAMFDVY, from the exons ATGAGTGGAAGTAGTTCAGAGCCTGGAGAATCTG ATGAGTCCACAGACCTAGATGAGTCTACAGACTGGACCAAGGTAAACCTCCAGAAGCTTCTCACTGCAATGAAAACAAGCTACCCAGATGAATACAGAAGTGACGCCTACATCACAGGATTGAAAGCTATGGACTGGGAAAAGGTGgctttcctccctttttctcctgAAGCATGCCAAGAAAAGTGGGGAGAGATTTTGCAGAAG ATGCGCAGGATGCGGACCCTCGCAGAGCTCATCGATGAAGCTGAAGAAGCCATTGCTAATCCTGTCCTGAACAAGAAG AGCCACCCAGATTTCCCAAAGAAACCTCGACCTCCAACTGCCATCTTTTATGAGGAGAACCGGGCCAAGTTTAAAGAGCAGCACCCGAAGATGACAAGCCGAGAGCTTTTCAAGTTAATGACCGAGGCGTACCGGTTGCTCCCAGATGAGGAGAAG GCTCGATATGTGGAGAAATACCATCTTGCAAGtggagaacacaaaagaaagaCGAAGGCGTTCAG aaaacGACATCCTGTACTAGTCAAACAAGAGAAGAGCACCCCCcggaagaggaagagagtctCTGCAGTCACCCCACAT CAGGGTGAACAGCCTCAAGCTGCAGAAGGCCTGCCCCCCAAGCCTCCTAG CAACGGCTATAGCCTATTTTGCCGAGAGCAATTGCCGTCGATGGTTGGCCTCTCGAATCGTACTTACATGAGTGTGTGGGCTCAACGGTGGAAAGGTTTGACTAAGAGAGAGAAGGACGAGTACAGCATACGGCATGCTGAG ttgcagaAGCAGTACACGAAAGAGCTGAATGAATATCTAATG ACTTTCaatgaggaggagcagaagaaaaTTCTAAACGAACATGGCATCAAAGCCCCTAAG GTCATTAAAAGAGAGAGGCAGGTTATAAAGCGACTTCCAGGAGAGCCCAAGATGCCATCTCG ATCTGGTaatgtaattttctgtcaaGATCAGATGCAACTTATGAGGGAGAAATTCCCAAACGCAAGGGAGCGCTTCAGAAGGGTCAACCAAATGTGGAAGGAGCTCTCCAACCAGGAGAAGTTACGCTACAAAgacaaagtaaatgaaaaactaataaaatacacaaagaagCTGCAAAAGTGGCTGAAG ACATTGACGGCAGAGGAGCAGCACGACTACTGGCGCAGTAACCCCAGT AAACGTCAATATCTGAATCCCAAACAACTGAGAAGGAGAACtttagaaagaaaagaaaccgTGCAAATCGTGCAAATCGTGCACAGACCCTCA GATTCAGAAGATGAAGAAATGGAGGACAGCGACTGTGATGAACCAGAGAACAACTTGAAAGAG gtggaggaggaggaggaggaggaagaagacgaTGACGAAGAGGATGTCGCCATGTTTGATGTCTATTAG
- the atxn7l3b gene encoding ataxin-7-like protein 3 isoform X2 has translation MKMEEVSMSSLDNSKLEGLAQDILSDLVEDACLGLCFEVHRAVKQGYFFLDDTDQESMRDFEIVDQPGLDVFGQVYNQWKNKECVCPNCSRSIAASRFAPHLEKCLGMGRNSSRIANRRIVTGNNTNNKSESDQEDNDDVNDNDWSYGAEKKAKKRKSDKNPNSPRRSKSFKHKNNMMGPRRRMDNQESPRMLMKDEAFPQ, from the exons ATGAAAATGGAGGAGGTTTCAATGTCCAGCCTGGACAACAGCAAGCTGGAG GGCCTAGCTCAGGACATCCTGTCTGACCTGGTGGAGGATGCATGCCTGGGTCTTTGCTTCGAGGTCCACCGGGCCGTCAAGCAGGGCTATTTTTTCCTGGATGACACGGACCAAGAAAGCATGAGGGACTTTG AAATTGTGGACCAGCCAGGCTTGGATGTGTTTGGCCAGGTGTACAACCAGTGGAAAAacaaggagtgtgtgtgtcccaaCTGCAGCCGAAGCATTGCTGCGTCACGCTTTGCCCCTCACCTGGAGAAATGCCTGGGGATGGGTCGCAACAGCAGCCGCATAGCCAACCGCAG AATAGTCACCGgtaacaacaccaacaacaagtCAGAGAGTGACCAAGAGGATAACGACGACGTCAATGATAATGACTGGTCTTACGGGGCAGAAAAGAAAG CCAAGAAAAGGAAATCTGATAAG AATCCAAACTCACCCAGAAGATCCAAATCATTCAAGCATAAGAACA ACATGATGGGTCCCAGACGTCGCATGGACAACCAGGAAAGCCCGCGCATGCTGATGAAAGACGAGGCATTCCCTCAATAA